A genomic segment from Malus domestica chromosome 05, GDT2T_hap1 encodes:
- the LOC103421655 gene encoding lecithin-cholesterol acyltransferase-like 1, whose product MVLMLYKCQAGVTNLHPLILIPGNDRNQLEARLTTDYKPSGLLCNRWYPFQKKKDGWFRLWFDPIVLIAPFTSCFAQLMTLYYDAVSDDYHNAPGSRLGSLTLVPPCHFSTLIPVSKTDSYGVTTGSRAPYQLRSCHR is encoded by the coding sequence ATGGTTTTGATGTTGTACAAGTGTCAGGCAGGAGTTACCAACCTCCACCCTCTAATCTTAATACCTGGGAATGACAGGAACCAGCTGGAAGCCCGGTTAACCACCGACTACAAGCCCTCCGGTTTGTTATGCAACCGTTGGTACCCGTTTCAGAAGAAGAAGGACGGCTGGTTCAGGCTGTGGTTCGACCCGATCGTCCTCATCGCTCCGTTCACCAGCTGTTTTGCTCAGCTAATGACGCTTTATTACGACGCAGTTTCAGATGATTACCACAATGCCCCTGGGTCCAGACTTGGGTCCCTCACTTTGGTTCCACCGTGTCACTTCTCTACCTTGATCCCTGTCTCAAAGACTGACAGCTATGGTGTCACCACTGGGTCCCGTGCTCCCTACCAGCTCCGAAGCTGCCACCGTTGA
- the LOC103410484 gene encoding probable receptor-like protein kinase At4g39110 — MEIEKKPTKQNPNLFLSSLPSSFSTPMALLLVLLFSLLVSPALVLSASSPPFTPQDNFLIDCGATNKATLPDGRTFKTESESTQQLKANDDNKVSVDKADVPSPLYLTARIFKSDATYTFHMARPGWHWIRLHLYPLSNSVFDLQKAKFNVMTDKYTLLHNFNVNENKNNNTKNQIFMKEYLLNITEQQFSIKFSPMKNSAAFINAVEVVSAPDNLITDTANNLQPASQFQGLSKFGYETMYRLNMGGPLVTSTNDTLGRTWLPDDAYIKSKNMAKATSVGTSTVKYPDGLTPQIAPPTIYATVVQMADAVVSNQNFNITWNFQAENAFAYLIRLHFCDIVSKSLGNLYFNVYINGNMAISDLDLSHTVNGLAIPYYKDIVVNASLVSNGLSVQIGPSRMDNGAPNAILNGLEVMKLSNSVDSLDGEFGVDGKKVETEGGGPHRGAVAAVGFGLMFGAFVGLGAMVYKWRKRPQDWQKRNSFSSWLLPVHAGDTSFMSSKTSMGSHKSNMYNSTLGLGRYFTFQELQEATNNFDSSKIIGVGGFGNVYLGIIDDGTSVAVKRGNPQSEQGITEFQTEIQMLSKLRHRHLVSLIGYCDENSEMILVYEYMSNGPFRDHLYGKNLPPLSWKQRLEICIGSARGLHYLHTGTSQGIIHRDVKTTNILLDDQFTAKVADFGLSKDAPMGQNHVSTAVKGSFGYLDPEYFRRQQLTDKSDVYSFGVVLLEALCARPAINPALPREQVNLADWGMQWKRKGLLEKIIDPLLAGSINPESMKKFAEAAEKCLAEHGVDRPTMGDVLWNLEYALQLQEAFTQGKAEEESSSAVPPSTEATTTATSPTGAAAVVPPPTTPTSASRPATILEGDEGSTDAHPINDQSGTEVFAQFSNLNGR; from the coding sequence ATGGAGATAGAAAAAAAACCaaccaaacaaaacccaaacCTTTTTCTATCCTCCTTGCCATCATCATTTTCGACACCGATGGCTCTCCTCCTGGTCCTTCTCTTCTCCCTCCTTGTCTCCCCTGCCTTAGTCCTCTCTGCCTCATCACCACCCTTTACTCCCCAAGACAACTTCCTCATCGACTGTGGAGCCACCAACAAGGCCACCCTACCCGATGGGAGAACCTTCAAAACTGAATCAGAATCCACGCAGCAGTTGAAGGCAAACGATGACAACAAGGTCTCTGTTGACAAGGCAGATGTGCCTTCCCCTCTGTATTTGACTGCTAGGATTTTCAAGAGTGATGCCACTTACACGTTTCACATGGCAAGGCCAGGATGGCATTGGATTCGCCTTCATTTATACCCACTAAGCAACTCGGTGTTCGATCTTCAGAAGGCTAAGTTCAATGTCATGACAGACAAGTATACTTTACTGCACAACTTCAATGTCAATGAGAACAAGAACAACAAcaccaaaaaccaaatttttatgAAGGAATACCTTCTAAACATAACCGAGCAGCAATTCTCCATCAAGTTCTCTCCCATGAAGAACTCTGCAGCGTTCATCAATGCGGTTGAGGTGGTTTCAGCTCCTGATAATTTGATCACCGACACAGCCAATAATCTTCAGCCGGCGAGCCAGTTTCAGGGGCTGTCCAAATTCGGTTACGAAACTATGTACAGGCTTAACATGGGAGGACCTCTTGTCACGTCCACAAATGACACATTAGGACGTACTTGGTTGCCTGATGATGCATACATTAAGTCAAAAAACATGGCCAAGGCTACATCTGTTGGGACTAGTACAGTCAAATACCCTGATGGACTAACCCCCCAAATTGCGCCACCAACTATTTATGCAACTGTTGTGCAAATGGCTGATGCTGTTGTGAGCAATCAAAATTTCAACATAACGTGGAATTTCCAGGCAGAAAACGCATTCGCATACTTAATTCGGTTACATTTCTGTGACATTGTAAGCAAATCACTTGGTAACCTCTACTTCAATGTGTACATTAATGGGAACATGGCAATAAGTGATTTGGATTTGTCACACACTGTCAACGGTTTGGCAATTCCGTACTACAAGGACATCGTCGTAAATGCTTCCTTGGTATCTAACGGATTATCAGTCCAAATTGGTCCTTCAAGAATGGACAATGGTGCGCCAAATGCCATTTTGAATGGTCTGGAAGTGATGAAACTAAGCAATTCCGTGGACAGTTTGGATGGAGAATTCGGGGTTGATGGAAAGAAAGTGGAAACAGAAGGTGGCGGGCCTCACAGAGGTGCGGTGGCTGCAGTTGGGTTTGGTTTAATGTTCGGGGCCTTCGTGGGGCTCGGAGCAATGGTTTACAAATGGCGAAAGAGACCTCAAGATTGGCAAAAGAGAAACAGTTTCTCTTCTTGGTTACTTCCTGTCCATGCCGGCGATACCAGCTTCATGTCTAGCAAGACCTCAATGGGGTCTCACAAGAGCAACATGTACAACTCCACCTTAGGCCTAGGCCGCTACTTCACTTTCCAGGAGTTACAAGAAgccaccaacaactttgactcAAGTAAGATCATTGGTGTTGGTGGATTCGGCAATGTGTATCTTGGCATAATTGATGACGGGACTAGTGTGGCTGTTAAGCGAGGAAACCCTCAATCTGAACAAGGCATTACAGAGTTCCAAACAGAAATCCAGATGTTGTCCAAGCTAAGGCATAGGCATTTGGTGTCACTGATTGGCTACTGTGACGAAAACTCAGAGATGATCTTAGTTTATGAGTACATGTCCAATGGACCTTTCCGCGATCATCTCTATGGAAAGAACTTGCCGCCATTGTCATGGAAGCAAAGACTAGAAATCTGTATTGGGTCAGCTCGAGGGCTTCATTACCTTCACACAGGGACATCACAAGGCATCATTCACCGTGACGTCAAGACAACCAACATTTTGCTTGATGATCAATTTACTGCCAAGGTGGCTGACTTCGGTCTTTCTAAGGACGCGCCTATGGGACAAAACCACGTCAGCACCGCCGTGAAAGGAAGCTTCGGGTACTTAGACCCCGAATACTTTAGAAGGCAGCAATTAACAGACAAGTCAGATGTGTACTCGTTCGGCGTTGTTTTACTTGAAGCACTGTGTGCAAGGCCTGCTATCAACCCAGCACTTCCAAGGGAGCAAGTGAACTTGGCTGACTGGGGAATGCAGTGGAAGAGGAAGGGTCTGCTCGAAAAGATCATTGATCCTCTCCTCGCCGGATCCATTAACCCGGAATCAATGAAAAAGTTTGCCGAGGCTGCAGAGAAATGTTTGGCAGAACATGGTGTGGACAGGCCTACAATGGGAGATGTGTTGTGGAACTTGGAGTATGCTTTGCAACTTCAAGAGGCATTCACTCAAGGAAAGGCTGAGGAAGAAAGTAGCAGCGCTGTGCCGCCTTCCACTGAGGCCACTACCACTGCCACATCTCCTACTGGTGCTGCTGCCGTGGTTCCTCCTCCTACTACCCCCACTTCCGCTAGCCGCCCGGCTACTATTCTGGAAGGCGACGAGGGTTCGACTGATGCTCACCCCATTAATGACCAATCAGGAACTGAAGTGTTTGCTCAATTTTCCAATCTAAATGGTAGGTAA